The following are encoded in a window of Saccharothrix longispora genomic DNA:
- a CDS encoding metal ABC transporter permease, with product MENFFDWQLTAELLGYDFVRQMLIAGAVLGLVAGVLGPLVVTRKMAFAVHGTSELAFTGGAAALLLGVGVGYGALAGSVVAALLLGLLSRRDSDRDSVIGAILAFGLGLGVLFLALYKGRAANKFGLLVGQVVSVGSTDLWLLIGASVAVLAVLALIYRPLHFASVDAAVATARGVPVRTLAVVFALLVGVATALSVQVVGALLVLSLMITPAAAAARVTASPLRATVLAVLFAEASVLIGMLLSLAPGVPVSAFVTAVSFLIYLVCRLLGRTRERVQ from the coding sequence ATGGAGAACTTCTTCGACTGGCAGCTCACGGCGGAGCTGCTGGGCTACGACTTCGTGCGGCAGATGTTGATCGCGGGCGCCGTGCTGGGCCTGGTGGCGGGCGTCCTCGGGCCGCTGGTCGTCACCCGCAAGATGGCGTTCGCCGTGCACGGCACGAGCGAGCTGGCGTTCACCGGCGGCGCGGCGGCCCTGCTGCTCGGCGTCGGCGTCGGGTACGGCGCGCTGGCCGGGTCGGTCGTCGCCGCGCTGCTGCTGGGGCTGCTGAGCAGGCGCGACTCCGACCGCGACTCGGTGATCGGCGCGATCCTGGCGTTCGGCCTCGGCCTGGGCGTGCTGTTCCTCGCCCTCTACAAGGGGCGCGCGGCGAACAAGTTCGGCCTGCTCGTCGGGCAGGTCGTGAGCGTGGGCTCCACGGACCTGTGGCTGCTCATCGGCGCCTCGGTGGCGGTCCTCGCCGTGCTCGCGCTCATCTACCGGCCGCTGCACTTCGCGAGCGTGGACGCCGCCGTGGCCACCGCGCGGGGCGTGCCGGTGCGCACCCTGGCCGTCGTGTTCGCACTGCTGGTGGGCGTGGCGACGGCACTGAGCGTGCAGGTCGTCGGCGCGCTGCTCGTGCTGTCGCTGATGATCACCCCGGCCGCCGCGGCGGCGCGCGTCACGGCGAGCCCGCTGCGGGCGACCGTGCTGGCCGTGCTGTTCGCCGAGGCGTCCGTGCTGATCGGGATGCTGCTGTCGCTCGCGCCCGGCGTGCCGGTGAGCGCGTTCGTCACGGCGGTGTCGTTCCTGATCTACCTGGTGTGCCGGCTGCTGGGCCGGACGAGGGAACGTGTGCAGTGA
- a CDS encoding metal ABC transporter ATP-binding protein: MTPPARTAQLTDTRAAVSLRGARLSYGDRVLWDGLDLDVAPGEFVAVLGPNGSGKTSLIRVLLGLQPLSGGTVRVAGGNRRIGYVPQQRALDTALTLRGRDLVGFGLDGHEWGLGLRGRRERRRRVDEALAAVGATRYADEPVGLLSGGEQQRLRVAQALVGDPEVLLCDEPLLSLDLAHQRVVSDLIDARRRSAGTAVLFVTHEINPILPLVDRVLYLVDGRFRIGTPAEVMTSRTLTGLYRTNVEVVRVRGQIHVVGAQHVCEDEPHHVVDGD; this comes from the coding sequence TCCTACGGGGACCGGGTGCTGTGGGACGGCCTCGACCTCGACGTGGCGCCCGGCGAGTTCGTGGCCGTCCTCGGCCCCAACGGCTCGGGCAAGACGTCGCTCATCCGGGTGCTCCTGGGGCTCCAGCCGCTCAGCGGCGGCACCGTGCGCGTGGCGGGCGGCAACCGGCGCATCGGGTACGTCCCGCAGCAGCGCGCCCTGGACACCGCGCTGACGCTGCGCGGGCGCGACCTCGTCGGCTTCGGCCTCGACGGCCACGAGTGGGGTCTGGGCCTGCGCGGCAGGCGCGAGCGGCGGCGGCGGGTCGACGAGGCGCTGGCCGCCGTCGGCGCGACCCGGTACGCCGACGAGCCGGTCGGGCTGCTGTCCGGCGGCGAGCAGCAGCGGCTGCGGGTCGCGCAGGCGCTGGTCGGCGACCCCGAGGTGCTGCTGTGCGACGAGCCGCTGCTCTCGCTCGACCTCGCCCACCAGCGCGTGGTCAGCGACCTGATCGACGCGCGGCGGCGGTCGGCGGGCACGGCCGTGCTGTTCGTGACGCACGAGATCAACCCGATCCTGCCGCTGGTCGACCGGGTGCTGTACCTGGTGGACGGCCGGTTCCGGATCGGCACGCCCGCCGAGGTGATGACCTCCCGGACCCTGACCGGGCTGTACCGCACGAACGTCGAGGTGGTCCGCGTGCGCGGCCAGATCCACGTGGTCGGCGCGCAGCACGTGTGCGAGGACGAACCGCACCACGTGGTGGATGGGGACTGA
- a CDS encoding MFS transporter: protein MTSGGTLRALVGNREFRGMWIGSTVSTVGDQLAAVALSLLVFERTQSAAWTALTWSLTLFPPLISGPLLGWVADRFPRRTVMVCCAWLQAALMALMAVPGMPLWIMIVLLVVVLMISSPFLAAQEASLPTVLSDERYDDGVALFGTSVDVAQMAGLAAAGFLVTGAGPNVALGINAVTFVWVAIVVQLSVKHRPAADPRGAHRDPEGPRGAFTLLVTEPRLRSLMGMRLLAGLAMVPEGLAVPLAAKLDAIWAVGLILAIEPAANVLGVAVLFRLVRDPAKRERLIGPLAILSLAPLVMFALNPNLTWTIVLLVIAGMAGAYHTPARSAWMRILPDAYRGRAYGIGRAALRSSQGGGMALAGVVAHSIGSVTATIAGAGGIGLLLATQATVAWRRARSRHDPEAVAI, encoded by the coding sequence GTGACTTCCGGGGGAACACTCCGCGCGCTCGTGGGCAACCGCGAGTTCCGCGGCATGTGGATCGGCTCGACGGTGTCGACCGTGGGCGACCAGCTCGCCGCCGTGGCGCTGTCCCTGCTGGTCTTCGAACGCACCCAGTCGGCCGCGTGGACCGCGCTGACGTGGTCGCTGACGCTCTTCCCGCCGCTCATCTCCGGGCCCCTGCTGGGCTGGGTCGCGGACCGCTTCCCGCGCCGCACGGTGATGGTGTGCTGCGCGTGGCTCCAGGCTGCGCTGATGGCGCTCATGGCCGTGCCCGGCATGCCGCTGTGGATCATGATCGTGCTGCTGGTCGTGGTGCTGATGATCTCCTCGCCGTTCCTCGCGGCGCAGGAGGCGAGCCTGCCGACCGTGCTCTCCGACGAGCGCTACGACGACGGCGTGGCGCTGTTCGGCACGTCGGTGGACGTCGCGCAGATGGCCGGCCTGGCCGCGGCGGGCTTCCTGGTCACCGGCGCCGGCCCCAACGTCGCGCTCGGCATCAACGCGGTGACGTTCGTGTGGGTGGCGATCGTGGTGCAGCTCTCGGTGAAGCACCGACCGGCCGCCGACCCGCGGGGCGCGCATCGGGACCCCGAAGGCCCGCGCGGGGCGTTCACGCTGCTGGTCACCGAGCCCCGGCTGCGCAGCCTGATGGGCATGCGCCTGCTGGCCGGGCTGGCGATGGTCCCCGAGGGCCTCGCCGTGCCGCTGGCGGCGAAGCTGGACGCCATCTGGGCGGTCGGCCTGATCCTGGCGATCGAGCCGGCGGCCAACGTGCTGGGGGTGGCCGTGCTGTTCCGGCTCGTGCGCGACCCCGCGAAGCGCGAGCGGCTGATCGGGCCGCTGGCCATCCTGTCGCTGGCCCCGCTGGTCATGTTCGCGCTGAACCCCAACCTGACCTGGACCATCGTGCTGCTGGTCATCGCCGGTATGGCGGGCGCGTACCACACGCCGGCGCGGTCGGCCTGGATGCGCATCCTGCCCGACGCGTACCGCGGGCGGGCGTACGGCATCGGCCGGGCGGCGCTGCGCTCCTCCCAGGGGGGCGGCATGGCCTTGGCCGGCGTGGTCGCGCACTCGATCGGATCGGTCACCGCGACCATCGCGGGCGCGGGCGGCATCGGGCTGCTGCTCGCCACCCAGGCGACCGTGGCCTGGCGGCGGGCGCGCTCCCGGCACGACCCGGAGGCGGTGGCGATCTGA
- a CDS encoding sensor domain-containing diguanylate cyclase, translating to MTGQNPSRAVGFSSIRNWDLWTLRPAALTYFFLVESAVAAVSIWLLTSLGTVSDSDWLRFGAVMFAITVHLMVVRRAEESRRNESAGPHIDLTSVWTFAAAIALPGALAVLATIWMRILIQPIARRQPHRFVFSSASILGGTLLAWLVVHLSGLSLLATGSILPDLGLVLVLIVAAVVNWGAQGMNIAVALKIVTPHTRIKEFLGSRADNMLELSTLGAGAMLGMLMTTHWIGPLLLVFPVVLVNSLLYRATERRAHLERLLREQEQLQARLAEDAHTDYRTGLLNTNGLAEYGARLAERCRRDSQPVTVLAIDLDHFKRINDTWGHPAGNAVLAEVGRILREKLRPGDVAGRDGGEEFVVVLADTGLAQGTAIAERVREAIGEMSVVTTDKHRNTVTLRGRNLPLTADGPEVRSISASIGVAVMPDNGDCLLEAQHCADAALYAAKENGRNQVRVSAGEIRVLPAPRLDGGVEEAREQAEATRSA from the coding sequence GTGACTGGCCAGAACCCGTCCCGGGCAGTCGGCTTCTCCTCGATCCGCAACTGGGACCTGTGGACGCTGCGGCCCGCGGCGCTCACCTACTTCTTCCTGGTCGAGTCGGCCGTGGCGGCCGTGTCGATCTGGCTGCTGACGAGCCTGGGCACCGTGTCGGACTCGGACTGGCTGCGGTTCGGCGCCGTCATGTTCGCGATCACCGTGCACCTCATGGTCGTCCGCCGGGCCGAGGAGTCGCGCCGCAACGAGTCGGCGGGCCCGCACATCGACCTGACGTCCGTCTGGACGTTCGCGGCGGCCATCGCGCTGCCGGGCGCCCTCGCCGTGCTCGCCACGATCTGGATGCGCATCCTGATCCAGCCGATCGCGCGGCGACAGCCCCACCGGTTCGTGTTCTCCTCGGCGAGCATCCTGGGCGGCACCCTGCTGGCCTGGCTCGTCGTGCACCTGTCCGGCCTGTCGCTGCTGGCGACCGGGAGCATCCTGCCCGACCTGGGCCTCGTGCTCGTGCTGATCGTGGCCGCGGTGGTGAACTGGGGCGCGCAGGGCATGAACATCGCCGTCGCGCTGAAGATCGTCACCCCGCACACCCGCATCAAGGAGTTCCTGGGCTCGCGGGCCGACAACATGCTGGAGCTGTCCACGCTCGGCGCGGGCGCCATGCTCGGCATGCTGATGACCACGCACTGGATCGGTCCGCTGCTGCTGGTGTTCCCGGTGGTCCTGGTCAACTCGCTGCTCTACCGCGCCACCGAGCGCCGCGCGCACCTCGAACGGCTGCTGCGCGAGCAGGAGCAGCTCCAGGCGCGGCTGGCCGAGGACGCGCACACCGACTACCGGACGGGCCTGCTCAACACCAACGGCCTCGCCGAGTACGGGGCGCGGCTCGCCGAGCGCTGCCGGCGCGACTCGCAGCCGGTGACCGTGCTGGCCATCGACCTGGACCACTTCAAGCGCATCAACGACACGTGGGGCCACCCGGCGGGCAACGCGGTGCTGGCCGAGGTGGGCCGCATCCTGCGGGAGAAGCTGCGGCCGGGCGACGTGGCCGGGCGCGACGGCGGCGAGGAGTTCGTCGTGGTGCTCGCCGACACGGGCCTCGCCCAGGGCACGGCCATCGCCGAGCGGGTGCGCGAGGCGATCGGCGAGATGTCCGTCGTGACGACCGACAAGCACCGCAACACCGTGACGCTGCGCGGCCGCAACCTGCCGCTGACCGCCGACGGCCCGGAGGTGCGCTCCATCTCGGCGTCCATCGGTGTGGCCGTGATGCCGGACAACGGCGACTGCCTGCTCGAAGCCCAGCACTGCGCCGACGCGGCGCTCTACGCGGCCAAGGAGAACGGCCGCAACCAGGTCCGGGTGTCGGCGGGCGAGATCCGCGTGCTGCCCGCGCCGCGCCTGGACGGCGGCGTCGAGGAGGCCCGGGAGCAGGCCGAGGCCACCCGTTCCGCGTAA